DNA from Sorangium aterium:
GAGCGCGAGCGCGTAGACGCCCGCGCCGAACCCCACCATGGGCGCGTTGAACTTGTAGGTGCCGCGGATCTCGTCGTAGGTCTCCGCGATCGCGAGGTAGTTCGCGGCCGACTGATCGAGCACCCACCGGAGCAGCCGGTCCGAGCGCGCGACGTCCCCCATGAGCCGCGCCGCGACAGCGCCGCGCAGGTCGGTCACGACCCACTCGGCGCTGTCGTACTCGCTGCCCCAGGGGCTCAGGTCGTCCGCGCCGGCGTGATCGGTGCGATCGTCGTTCCGGGACCACCCGGCGCCCGCGGGGACGCGCAGGTGCTCGTCGAGCCCGGCGAGCGTGGCGGCGGCGATGCGCCCCTGCGGATCGAACAGGCCCATCGCGATCCCCTCGAGCACCGCCGCGTCCCAGTAGCCCGAGCCCGACGTGAGCTCCTCCAGGTTCGCGGCGAGCGCGCCCGAGGCGTCCGTGAGCCGTGCGGCGATCGCGGCGCGCAGCCGCTCCGCTGCGCCGCGGTACCCCGCGGCCCGTTCCGCCTCGCCTCGCCGCTCCGCGATGGCCGCCGCGTCGCACAGGCCGCGCGCCGCGGTGATGCTCGTGTACGCGAAGGACCGCTCGCGCCCCTTCCAGTGGGTCTCCCAGATCGACGAGTCCTTCCGGACGAGCCCCGTGTCCGGATCGATGAGCGCGACGAGGGCGTCCGCGACCTTCGTCGACGCGGCGGCCCAGCGCTCGTCCACGAAGCCCGTATCCCCGGTGAGCTCCTCGTACTGGCGCAGCGCCCAGAGGAACAGGCCGAACCCGTCGAACTCCAGGTTCGGGCCGAAGTCGTTGAAGTCGGTCTCCTCGACCCCGAAGCCGTGGTAGCGCACCAGGCTGATCTGGTACGGCGGCATGTCGTACGACGCGAGCTCGCTCCAGCCCTGGAAGCGCCCTGCCTCCGCGTCGAGGTAGAACCGCAGCGCGTCGCGCGCCTCCGCCTGCATGCCGAGGGCGGCCATCGCGACGGTCGCGTACGCGCCGTCGCGGATCCAGGCGACGGTCCACTCGCCCGGCGGGAGGCTCGCGAGGACGGCGCCGTGGCCGCGGTGGGCGATGGTGGCCGGCAGCGTGGCCGGCGCGCCGCCGAGCGTCGTGCCGAAGCGCGTGGCGCGCGGCTCGGAGTCCCGCGTCAGGTGCTCGCGCAGGAAGGCGTGGCTCTCGCGGGACTGCGCCATCCGGAGCATGACGGCCGACTGCCGGAGCAAGGCCGTCTCCTCGGGCGACGCCGAGGCCGGCACCCGGATCGAGCCCTGGAACGCGCGGTACGCGGCGATCTCGTCCGCGACCACCTCCGCCGCGCGCTTCGCGCCGAGGTACGCGTCGAGGGCGCCCTGCACGAGCGGATCCGCCGCGCCCGAGGGGTCGCCGTGGTGCGCGAACGCCACGCCGACCCACCGCGCCTCGCCGGGGCCGATGCTGCCGGGGTCCCACTGGAACGCGCTCACGGAGCCGTCCGCGGTGGGCGCGGCCCCGTCGAGGTCCGGCAGATCGGCGCCGCCGTCGTCCGCGACGATCCGGTAGACGTCGAGGTCCGGCGGGCTGCCCGCCCTGGAGGCGCCGTGGCGCGCGGGGGGCTCGAGCGCGCGCGCGACCACCACGCCGGCGAAGGCGCGCTCGAGGAAGTCGCGCCGGCCCTGGCTCGCGTCGTAGGCGACGGTCTCGCCCGACTCGCCGATGTCGGCCATCACGCCCGGGCGACCGAAGCCGAGGTGGAAATTGTGCAGCGAGAACGCCGACACGCCCTCCGCCGGCCCCTCGCCCCGGTTCTCGATCCGCATCGCCATCACGAACCCGGCCTGCGGGAGGCCCTGCGGCGCGAAGAAGAGCTGCGTGCACTCGAGGTTGCCGACCCGCTGCACCATCGTGACGACGCCCGTGCCGCCGCGCTGCCCGTCGGTCCAGCCGGCGTAGCCGCTCGCGTCGAGGTCGACGGGGACCTCGGTCAGCCACCGCTGGTGCCCGTCGGAGCGCAGCCCGAAGTACGCGTCGTAGAGCAGATCGCGCGTGCGTACGGCCTGCGGCTGGTCGCCGATCCAGACCTCCTCGCCGCGCTCGTCGAGGAGCGGCTCCTCGGTGGCGGGCAGGCGCTCGCGGAAGTGGGTGAGCCTCGCCGCGCCCAGATCGAGCAGCACCGCGCCGAACCCGTTCGACGAGGGCAGGCGAAAGAACGTGCGCTGCACCGGCGCCTCGGCCCGCGCCGCGTGAGGGGCGGCGAGCGCGACCGACGCCGCTGCGCCGAGCGAGAGGAGCGCGGAGCCGAGGGCCCGGGAGGCGCGAGGGGGACCAGAACGTTGGTGCCCCAAATATTCCCGCGCCTGGTTCGGGCGATGCATCGCGGCACTTTAACGGAATGGCTGTCATCCCGGCGCGCCGGCTCGCCGGCGGGCGCTCAAAATGCTGCAACGCGCCTCCCGGCGTGGTAACGGCATGCCCATGACAAAACTGCCTGCGTTGATCCTCGTGGTCTCGGCGCCCCTCGCCGCCTTCGCGGCTGGCTGCGGCTCCGATCCGCAGCCGCCGGCGAATGTCGCCAGCGATGTCGCGCCCCCTCCGGTGGCGAAGACCGCCGCCCCCCCTGCCCCGAAGCAGGACACCGCGAAGCCGACGAGCGGATCGATCCGCATCGACGACAAGATCCTCAAGGCCTGCGGCGATCTGCCGACCGCCCGCTTCGCGTTCGACTCGACGGCGATCGAGGGCGAGGCGGCTGGCACGCTCGACGCGCTCGCGCGCTGCTTCGTCTCGGGTCCGCTCAAGGGCAAGGGGATGAAGCTCATCGGCCACGCCGACCCCCGGGGGGAGACGGAGTACAACCTGGGCCTCGGCCAGAAGCGCGCCGGCAGCGTCGCCGAGTACCTCGGCAAGAAGGGCCTCGAGCAGGGCCGCATCGCGACCTCGTCGAAGGGCGAGTTCGAGGCGACCGGCACGGACGAAGAGGGCTGGGCACGCGACCGGAAGGTCGACATCCTGCTTGCGGACTGAGCGCCGCGCCGCGCGCGGCGCTGGGCGAACTTGAAGAGGGCCACGGCCGCGCTTCCAGGCGAGAGAGGGGGCCGTGGCCGCAAACTCCACTGAACTGGGCCGCGCGCGCGGAACCCTGACGAGCCGACTCCCTGACCCGAAGAGATCGAAATGGCCTTCCTGCAAAGCGCCCCTGAGCCGGCGACGGCGGTCCCGATCAAGCTCGATCCCGTCTCCCTCGTCCTTCACGCCTCCGGTCCCGTCTTCCTCGTCGTCTGGCTGCTGATCTTCGCGGCGATCCTCGTCTGGGTGATCGCCGTCCTCAAGGTCCTCCAGCTCGCGCGGCTCGCCTCTCTGCAGGCGCGGTTCGAGCAGGAGTCGGCGCACGCCCACTCGCCCGATCAGCTGTTCGCGCTCGCGCAGCGGCACGCGGACGCGCCCGGCGCCCGCGTCGTGATGGAGCTCAGCCGCCGCGTCGGGACGAGCCGGCTCCTCGACTCGATCGCGAAGCGGGCGATCGTGACCGAGACGCAGCGGGCGAGCGCGCTCATGCCGACGCTCTCGTCGATCGCGGCGGCGTCGCCGTTCATCGGCCTGTTCGGCACGGTCTACGGGATCATGGATGCGTTCCTCCGCATCGGTCAGCAGAAGAGCGCGTCGCTGCCCGTGGTCGCCCCCGCCATCGGCGAGGCGCTCATCGCGACCGCGATCGGGCTGTTCGCCGCGATCCCGGCGGTCATCGCGTACAACGGGATCAACAAGCGCGTCGACGACCTGCTCGCCGCGCTCGAGGCCGCGAGCGAGGGCTGGGTGGAGATCGCGTCGCTCTCCGCGCGGGGGATGCAGGAGTCCATCCCGCTGGCGCTCCAGCGGTCGAGCGACCGGCCCACGCCGGTGATGCCGAAGGGCTGAGGGGCGGGGCCGGTCATGGGCATGTCGGTCGGCGGAGGGCGCAGGCGGCGGGGCGGCGGCGGTTTCAGCGACATCAACGTCACGCCGCTCGTGGACGTGATGCTCGTGCTCCTCGTGGTGTTCATGGTCACGGCCCCGCTGCTCACGGCCGGGCTCCGGGTCGAGCTGCCCAACGTCTCCGCCGAGGAGGCGCCGACGAAGGACACGAAGCTCGTCGTGACCGTCACGAAGGAAGAGAAGATCCTCTTCGGCGAGGACGACGCGACCGCCGACATCGAGGGCGTGCTCGCCTCGAACGGGCGCGTGCAGAAGGAGAAGGAGCTCTACATCCGCGCCGACAAGGACGCCCGCTACGGGGCCGTGGCGCGGGTCGTGGCCGCGGCCCGGGCCGCCGGGGTCGAGGGGCTGAACCTCCTCGTCCAGCCGGAGATCGAGCCGGAGGGCGCGCCGCCGCCCGGGGGAACGGCGCCGCGGCCCGGCGGAGCCGCGCCTCGGCCAGGGGGATCGGCGCCGTGAGCACGGCTGCGGCGCGCGCGCCTGGACCGACGACGCCGCCTGGGCAGCGCCGGCCGGCGAGCGACTTCCGCCCGCGGGACATCGCGCTCGCCGTCGCGGTGGCGGTGGCCGTGCAGGCGGGGGCCGCGGTCGCGGTCAGCCTGGCCGATCTCGCCGTGCCCGCGGCGGCGCCGGAGATCGAGAAGGGGCCGAGCGTCCCGGTGAAGGTCGTGCCCGTGCTCGACATGGACACGCCGCTGCTCAAGCTGGGCGGCAAGCGCGACAAGATGAAGCTGCCCGACCGGTGGGTGCGCCAGACGCCCAAGCCGCGCGTCGAGCAGAAGGCGTTCGTGTCGCCGAGCGCGGGCAAGACCGAGGCGGACATCCCGCCCAAGGAGGTCAAGATCGCCGACGCGGGCACCGCGCCGCCGCCGCCCGACGCCGCGGTCGCGAAGCAGGTCGACACCGAGCTCGATCCGAAGGCCGACGCCGCCCCGGCCGCCAACGTCGACCAGGAGGGCCACGAGGACGGCGTGAAGGAGGGGACCGAGACCGATCCCCTCAAGGCGCGCGCGGTGGATCTGTACCTGGCCCGCATCGCGGGCTGGTTCTCGAGCAGGTTCCGCGTGAACGGCTCGGGGCTCCCGCCGGAGGAGCTCACGAAGCACAAGCCGCGCGCGGTGATCGTCCTGTCGGACGGGCAGATGGTGAGCTACACGCTGACGCCGAGCGGGAATCCCGCCTTCGACGCCGCCGCGCAGGCGACCCTCGAGGCGGCGAAGGGGCAGGCGCTGCCGCCGCCGCCCGAGAACTATCCCAACCTCGGGCAGAAGCAGGTCAGCGTCACGTTCGTCTGTAGAGAGACCACATGCGACTAGCTCGATACGCCCTCGGCGCCCTGGCGCTCGCCGCCGCCGCGCTCGCCACTCCCCCTGCTCCTGCGCAGGCGCCGGCCTCCTCGGCGGCGCCGCCCAACCCGGACGAGCTGCTCGGCCACATCACGGTCGTGGCCGGCGCGACGCGCCCGCTCCCGAAGATCGGCGTCTTGCCGTCGCTCGTCTCCGACCCCGAGGACGTGACGATCCACAGCGTGGTCCGGCGCGACCTCGACCTGTGCGGCGAGTTCGAGGTGCTGCCCGACAGCGCCGCGCCCGACGGCCTGTACCTCTCCGACAGCCCGGTGGACGTGAAGGCGTGGTCCGCGAAGGGGGTCGAGGCGGTCGTGAGCGTGAGCGGCAAGAAGGTCGCCGCCGACAAGGTCGAGCTCGTCGGCCAGGCGTTCCTGGTGAACCGGGGGCAGGCCCCGGTGTTCGACAAGAAGTTCATCGTGCCCCTCCGCGACGTGCGCTTCGAGTCGCACCGGGTGGCCGATCAGCTGATCGGCGCCCTCACCGGCCAGAACGGCGGTTTCGCCAGCCACATGACGTTCGCCTCGGGCTCGGGCTCGCTGCGACGTGTCTTTACGATCGACGCCGACGGCCACGACGCCAGGGCCGTCTCGCCGCCCGACCAGACCGCCATCGCCCCTGCGTTCGGGAAGCACGAGCAGCTCCACTACGCGGCGAGCGTGAAGGGCGACGAGTACAAGGTCTTCACGCCCGCCGGCGGCCCGCTCCCGCTGCCCGTGAAGGGCTCGGTCTACGGGATCGCGTTCTCGAAGGATCGCGCCCAGGTCGCCCTCAGCATCGGGGTGGGGTCGACGATCAAGCTGTTCTCCGGTCCCGATCTCCAGAGCATCAAGCCGGCGTCCGAGGTGGGGATGGCGCTGCACCCGGTGTTCACGCCGACCGGCAAGCTCGCCTTCTCCGGCGAGGGCAGGTACGGACAGCGCATCTACGTCGGCGACAAGGCGATCTCTCCGGACGGGCTCTTCGCCTCGGCGCCCACGTTCTGCAACCACCCCGACGGTGTGAAGGCCGTCTATGCCGTCGGCGTGGGAAAGAACACCGATCTCGTCGCCTCGGGGGAGACGGGCGGCGGCCTCGTGCGGTTGACCCAGAATCAGGGCAGGAACGGGTACCCGGCCTGCAGCCCCGATGGGCGGCTCGTGGCGTTCTTCTCCACGCGCACCTCCGGCGAGGGGCCAGGGCTCTACGTCATGCGCGTCGACGGGCAGCGTCCGAAGCGCATCTCGAACCTCCTCGGGGACTCGCTGCGCTGGGATCCTCTTCCGCCCGGCAAGGCCGTCGAAGCGAAGAACTGACGCGGGCGAGCCGCGGGCACGGCCCGAACATCCGGCGAGTGTCCGCTCGAGGGCCGCCCGCATCGTGGCTGAGCCAGGTGTTCTCTCCCCGACAACTTTTTACGTCCAGGCACGTCTGACGTGGGTAGTTCCTGCGCGCCCTTCCGCGCCGCTGCTGCGAGCGGATGCGAAGGGAGTCCGCGCTCGCAGCCCCCGCTTCCTTGGCCCGCCGCGTCGGTCGCGGTTAGCCTCCGGACTGCTCAGGGAGAGAGTTGGCTGGAAAATTGCAACAAAATTGGGGCGAACCGCCCTGGCCAGCCAGCCGAGGGGAAATGGAGAAGAGCATGGTGTCGAGCCGTATCTGGACCGCCATCGCGATCGTCTGGGCCTTCTGCGCCGGTGGCTGCAGCTCGGTGGCAGCGGTTCAGGAAGCGAGGATCAGCGAGCAGGGGGGGTTCAGGGACCCGGAGCACCGGCTCGCCGCGGCGGAGGACGGGGGTTACTGCAGCGCCGAGGTGCTGCGCTGGCAGTACGATGAGCCGGCGGGGATGCTCCGCCTTGCCGATGCCCGTTTGATGCTCGACTGCTGCGGGAAGCGCGCGATCCACGTCGAGAGGATCGACAATCTCTTCGAGGTCACCGAGCAAGACGCGCCGGACGGCGCGGGAGGTCGCTGCAGCGAGCAGTGCGCCTTCGATCTGTCGGTCGGCGTGCGCGACGTCCCGCGGGGCGAGATCTACGTGAAGTTGCTGCGCGATGTGGTCGATCAGCAGAGCGGCCCGGCCGTGATCTGGAGCGGCTCGGTCGATCTTGGCGTCTCCGGCGGCGCGGTCGTCCTCGACGAAACCCCCGCGGAAGCCGGCTGCCAGGCGAAGGGCCTCCCGCGCCAGCGCAGCAAGACGGTCGCTGCACGATGAGGCGCAGGCGCTGAGCACACGCCCCCTGAACGCGCCGCCGCACCTCGAGCCCGCGGTGCGGTCGGCAGGGGGAGGGGAGAGCTCGCGAATTGTCCCGCCGCGGATGTCGGCGCGCGGCGCGCGGCGTGTGGCGACGCGTGGCGGCGTGTGGCGATGGGTGGGATGGCGGAGCAGGTGAGCCGACCATGACGTTCATGGTCAGAGAATCGGGCTAACTCTGCCACTTTCGCCTGGACAAGTATTCCAGAAACCCGTAGATCACACTCGAATGTGCGTGCAGCTGCTCCGGGGTGCGGCATGCGTTCGCACCTTACGTACGTCGGCTTGCAGCTGAATCCCTAGGCGCAGGTAGCGGACACGTGAAGCGCGTATCTAGAGGCCCTGGTTCTTTTTCTTTGGGCGTATTTTAACAGTGTCGCGGGACAGCCAAGGAAGTCGGGGCATGAAGTACCTGGGGGTCTGTGGAGCGCTTGCAACGGTGGGATCGATGCTCGCTCTGA
Protein-coding regions in this window:
- a CDS encoding glycoside hydrolase family 15 protein, giving the protein MHRPNQAREYLGHQRSGPPRASRALGSALLSLGAAASVALAAPHAARAEAPVQRTFFRLPSSNGFGAVLLDLGAARLTHFRERLPATEEPLLDERGEEVWIGDQPQAVRTRDLLYDAYFGLRSDGHQRWLTEVPVDLDASGYAGWTDGQRGGTGVVTMVQRVGNLECTQLFFAPQGLPQAGFVMAMRIENRGEGPAEGVSAFSLHNFHLGFGRPGVMADIGESGETVAYDASQGRRDFLERAFAGVVVARALEPPARHGASRAGSPPDLDVYRIVADDGGADLPDLDGAAPTADGSVSAFQWDPGSIGPGEARWVGVAFAHHGDPSGAADPLVQGALDAYLGAKRAAEVVADEIAAYRAFQGSIRVPASASPEETALLRQSAVMLRMAQSRESHAFLREHLTRDSEPRATRFGTTLGGAPATLPATIAHRGHGAVLASLPPGEWTVAWIRDGAYATVAMAALGMQAEARDALRFYLDAEAGRFQGWSELASYDMPPYQISLVRYHGFGVEETDFNDFGPNLEFDGFGLFLWALRQYEELTGDTGFVDERWAAASTKVADALVALIDPDTGLVRKDSSIWETHWKGRERSFAYTSITAARGLCDAAAIAERRGEAERAAGYRGAAERLRAAIAARLTDASGALAANLEELTSGSGYWDAAVLEGIAMGLFDPQGRIAAATLAGLDEHLRVPAGAGWSRNDDRTDHAGADDLSPWGSEYDSAEWVVTDLRGAVAARLMGDVARSDRLLRWVLDQSAANYLAIAETYDEIRGTYKFNAPMVGFGAGVYALALAARDGLVVGPACGAYFEESAASGSGGGGPSSSGAGGVGAGGVGAAGAGAAGADAAGGSDNDSNGGGGSSGDLREDAGCGCRLASSGRDAAPSALAAAVAAAGRTRRRRRAQR
- a CDS encoding OmpA family protein, with protein sequence MPMTKLPALILVVSAPLAAFAAGCGSDPQPPANVASDVAPPPVAKTAAPPAPKQDTAKPTSGSIRIDDKILKACGDLPTARFAFDSTAIEGEAAGTLDALARCFVSGPLKGKGMKLIGHADPRGETEYNLGLGQKRAGSVAEYLGKKGLEQGRIATSSKGEFEATGTDEEGWARDRKVDILLAD
- a CDS encoding MotA/TolQ/ExbB proton channel family protein; its protein translation is MAFLQSAPEPATAVPIKLDPVSLVLHASGPVFLVVWLLIFAAILVWVIAVLKVLQLARLASLQARFEQESAHAHSPDQLFALAQRHADAPGARVVMELSRRVGTSRLLDSIAKRAIVTETQRASALMPTLSSIAAASPFIGLFGTVYGIMDAFLRIGQQKSASLPVVAPAIGEALIATAIGLFAAIPAVIAYNGINKRVDDLLAALEAASEGWVEIASLSARGMQESIPLALQRSSDRPTPVMPKG
- a CDS encoding biopolymer transporter ExbD produces the protein MGMSVGGGRRRRGGGGFSDINVTPLVDVMLVLLVVFMVTAPLLTAGLRVELPNVSAEEAPTKDTKLVVTVTKEEKILFGEDDATADIEGVLASNGRVQKEKELYIRADKDARYGAVARVVAAARAAGVEGLNLLVQPEIEPEGAPPPGGTAPRPGGAAPRPGGSAP
- a CDS encoding TonB C-terminal domain-containing protein; this translates as MSTAAARAPGPTTPPGQRRPASDFRPRDIALAVAVAVAVQAGAAVAVSLADLAVPAAAPEIEKGPSVPVKVVPVLDMDTPLLKLGGKRDKMKLPDRWVRQTPKPRVEQKAFVSPSAGKTEADIPPKEVKIADAGTAPPPPDAAVAKQVDTELDPKADAAPAANVDQEGHEDGVKEGTETDPLKARAVDLYLARIAGWFSSRFRVNGSGLPPEELTKHKPRAVIVLSDGQMVSYTLTPSGNPAFDAAAQATLEAAKGQALPPPPENYPNLGQKQVSVTFVCRETTCD
- a CDS encoding tolB protein → MRLARYALGALALAAAALATPPAPAQAPASSAAPPNPDELLGHITVVAGATRPLPKIGVLPSLVSDPEDVTIHSVVRRDLDLCGEFEVLPDSAAPDGLYLSDSPVDVKAWSAKGVEAVVSVSGKKVAADKVELVGQAFLVNRGQAPVFDKKFIVPLRDVRFESHRVADQLIGALTGQNGGFASHMTFASGSGSLRRVFTIDADGHDARAVSPPDQTAIAPAFGKHEQLHYAASVKGDEYKVFTPAGGPLPLPVKGSVYGIAFSKDRAQVALSIGVGSTIKLFSGPDLQSIKPASEVGMALHPVFTPTGKLAFSGEGRYGQRIYVGDKAISPDGLFASAPTFCNHPDGVKAVYAVGVGKNTDLVASGETGGGLVRLTQNQGRNGYPACSPDGRLVAFFSTRTSGEGPGLYVMRVDGQRPKRISNLLGDSLRWDPLPPGKAVEAKN